A stretch of [Clostridium] innocuum DNA encodes these proteins:
- the uvrB gene encoding excinuclease ABC subunit UvrB encodes METKLFDLVSDYQPQGDQPKAIQELVDGIQKGKKQQVLLGATGTGKTFTISNVIAKVNKPTLVFAHNKTLAGQLYSEFKEFFPNNRVEYFVSNFDYYQPEAYIPSSDTYIDKNATTNMELDMLRMAAVNSILERRDTIIIASVACIYGASNPEQYREMFFSIRVGDIIDRKELMGKLVARQYTRNDMDLLRGTFRVRGDVIEVAPGHTDSFILRIEMFDDEIERICEVDPLTGKVLNAYTVYVVYPASGYATKQEIINRAANTIEEELADRLQVLENEGKLLEKQRLEQRARYDIEALREFGVCPGIENYSRHIDGRKPGECPYTLFDYFPDDFLLVVDESHVSLPQIRGMYNGDRARKETLVNYGFRLPSALDNRPMRFEEFEKMINQAIFVSATPGNYELEQTKGEIIEQIIRPTGLLDPVVTVRPTQGQIDDLVDEIRTRIEKNERTLITTLTVRMAEDLTSYLKGMDFKVAWLHHEVKTIERTEIIRDLRKGKYDVLIGINLLREGLDIPEVSLITILDADKEGFLRSERSLIQIIGRAARNAHGQVIMYADKITDSMQKALDETARRREIQIAYNEKHGITPKTIIKPIHEVVRSKETQEMTAKYIGKKAKVSKKDKEKLLANLEKEMREAAKVLDFERAAELRDILLELRNS; translated from the coding sequence ATGGAAACTAAATTATTTGATCTTGTATCGGATTATCAGCCGCAGGGAGATCAGCCAAAGGCAATTCAGGAGCTGGTGGACGGCATTCAAAAAGGAAAGAAACAGCAGGTTCTGCTGGGGGCGACCGGTACCGGTAAGACCTTCACCATATCCAATGTGATTGCGAAGGTCAATAAGCCCACACTGGTATTCGCACATAACAAGACACTGGCAGGACAGCTCTATTCTGAATTTAAGGAATTTTTTCCGAACAACCGGGTGGAATACTTTGTATCCAACTTTGATTATTATCAGCCGGAGGCCTATATTCCAAGCTCCGACACCTATATTGACAAGAATGCGACAACCAACATGGAGCTGGATATGCTGCGAATGGCAGCTGTCAACTCCATTCTGGAACGAAGGGATACGATTATCATAGCTTCAGTCGCATGTATTTACGGTGCCAGCAATCCGGAACAGTATCGGGAGATGTTTTTCTCAATCCGTGTGGGTGATATCATTGATCGCAAGGAGCTGATGGGAAAGCTGGTCGCAAGACAGTATACGAGAAATGACATGGATTTGCTGAGGGGCACCTTTCGTGTCCGCGGAGATGTAATTGAGGTTGCACCGGGACATACGGACTCCTTTATCCTGCGAATCGAAATGTTTGATGATGAAATCGAACGAATCTGTGAAGTGGATCCCCTAACCGGCAAGGTTCTGAATGCCTATACCGTTTACGTGGTTTATCCGGCCAGCGGTTATGCGACAAAGCAGGAAATTATCAATCGGGCAGCGAATACGATCGAAGAGGAGCTGGCTGACCGTCTGCAGGTGCTGGAAAATGAGGGCAAGCTGCTGGAGAAGCAGCGGCTGGAACAGCGTGCGCGTTATGATATAGAAGCTCTGCGTGAATTCGGTGTCTGCCCGGGTATAGAAAACTATTCGCGTCATATTGATGGTCGTAAGCCGGGAGAATGCCCGTATACCTTATTTGATTATTTCCCTGACGATTTTCTGCTCGTAGTGGATGAATCCCATGTATCCCTGCCGCAGATTCGCGGCATGTACAATGGGGACCGTGCCCGTAAGGAAACACTGGTAAACTATGGCTTCCGTCTTCCTTCCGCACTTGATAACCGTCCGATGCGTTTTGAAGAATTTGAGAAAATGATCAATCAGGCAATCTTTGTCTCCGCAACACCGGGTAACTATGAGCTGGAACAGACAAAGGGTGAAATCATAGAACAGATCATTCGTCCGACAGGTCTTCTGGATCCGGTGGTAACCGTACGTCCGACGCAGGGACAAATCGACGATCTTGTGGATGAAATCCGTACGCGCATTGAAAAGAATGAACGTACTCTGATTACAACGCTGACCGTTCGCATGGCGGAAGATCTGACCAGCTATCTGAAGGGAATGGATTTCAAGGTGGCGTGGCTGCATCATGAGGTTAAAACGATTGAACGAACGGAAATCATACGGGACCTGCGGAAAGGAAAATACGATGTGCTGATCGGTATCAACCTGCTTCGTGAAGGTCTGGACATACCGGAGGTTTCTCTGATTACCATTCTGGATGCCGATAAAGAGGGCTTCCTGCGAAGTGAGCGCTCTTTGATTCAGATTATCGGTCGCGCTGCCCGTAATGCCCATGGACAGGTCATTATGTATGCGGATAAAATAACGGATTCCATGCAGAAGGCGCTGGATGAAACCGCACGTCGCCGTGAAATACAGATTGCCTATAATGAGAAGCACGGCATTACGCCAAAAACGATCATCAAGCCGATCCATGAGGTTGTCCGCAGTAAGGAAACCCAGGAAATGACGGCGAAATATATTGGGAAGAAAGCCAAGGTCAGCAAGAAGGATAAGGAAAAGCTGCTGGCAAATCTGGAAAAGGAAATGCGGGAGGCCGCAAAGGTGCTGGACTTCGAACGTGCGGCAGAGCTTCGCGATATCCTGCTGGAGCTGAGGAACTCATAA
- a CDS encoding peptidoglycan DD-metalloendopeptidase family protein has product MKMKKLMITGCVAAMLFLVPSQKNSWLYAADFEGNEEAWLNKCSVAQESEAAAQQCAAFKEYYAGLSSSLEGEVSSLDKKISAIKNNIEEITSVMKQLQSVIDKLDKNIEINKANIRTIEGQISKLNVEIKKKQKDIDQRNKIITDRMLDEQAVIGTNMDVEVIMGSKDLVDMIRKVDGLQRITDSDQVEIKKLQEDKAELDHQKSEKNRLKADVEAKKAENEKNKKETEKVQKQKKKLLEEYRKQEAELNEKMRSVQVDIASIQNNMININTSVAGKLDFSGNGALMMPVRGGSVSAGTWYYPGGGVHLGLDMAAPIGTQIVAPADGIILYANNSVATNGGYLGNWSGYPVGGGNSIHMLTQAGGTTYAISFFHMSQEGFAVSAGTQVKKGQLLGLTGNSGNTSGPHCHIEVVNLGKMSISSAISQFRSSADFAWGCGWGNGALSRTCGVSGAPCREKPENIFG; this is encoded by the coding sequence ATGAAAATGAAGAAACTTATGATTACAGGCTGTGTAGCGGCAATGCTGTTTCTGGTACCGTCACAGAAAAACAGCTGGCTGTATGCGGCAGATTTTGAAGGAAATGAAGAAGCATGGCTGAACAAATGCAGTGTTGCTCAGGAAAGTGAAGCGGCAGCGCAGCAGTGTGCGGCCTTTAAGGAATACTATGCGGGGCTGAGCAGCTCTCTGGAGGGAGAGGTATCCTCTCTGGATAAGAAAATATCCGCAATCAAAAACAATATTGAGGAAATAACCTCCGTTATGAAGCAGCTGCAATCCGTGATTGATAAACTGGATAAGAATATCGAAATCAATAAAGCCAATATTCGTACCATTGAAGGTCAGATTTCCAAGCTGAATGTGGAAATCAAAAAGAAGCAGAAGGATATCGATCAGCGGAATAAGATCATCACCGATCGCATGCTTGATGAACAGGCGGTGATCGGCACCAATATGGATGTGGAGGTCATTATGGGCTCCAAGGATCTTGTTGATATGATTCGTAAGGTGGATGGTCTGCAGAGAATCACAGACAGTGATCAGGTGGAAATTAAAAAGCTGCAGGAGGATAAAGCTGAGTTGGATCATCAGAAAAGCGAGAAAAACCGGCTGAAGGCCGATGTGGAAGCGAAAAAAGCGGAGAACGAGAAAAATAAGAAAGAAACAGAAAAGGTACAGAAGCAGAAAAAGAAGCTTCTGGAGGAATACCGTAAGCAGGAAGCTGAATTGAATGAGAAAATGCGTTCGGTGCAGGTGGATATTGCAAGCATTCAGAACAATATGATCAATATCAATACCTCTGTCGCAGGAAAGCTGGATTTCAGTGGAAATGGTGCGCTTATGATGCCGGTTCGCGGAGGCAGCGTGTCTGCCGGTACCTGGTATTATCCGGGCGGCGGTGTTCATCTCGGGCTCGATATGGCTGCTCCCATCGGCACACAGATCGTGGCGCCGGCAGATGGAATTATTCTGTATGCCAATAATTCGGTAGCGACGAACGGCGGTTATCTGGGCAACTGGAGCGGTTATCCGGTAGGCGGTGGTAACAGTATCCATATGCTGACACAGGCCGGTGGAACCACGTATGCCATCAGCTTCTTCCATATGTCACAGGAAGGCTTTGCAGTATCTGCCGGAACGCAGGTGAAAAAGGGACAGCTGCTGGGACTGACCGGAAACAGCGGGAATACCTCCGGACCGCACTGTCATATTGAGGTCGTCAATCTGGGAAAAATGAGTATATCCTCTGCAATCTCACAATTCCGTTCCTCTGCTGACTTTGCATGGGGCTGCGGCTGGGGTAATGGAGCATTAAGCAGAACCTGTGGCGTAAGCGGTGCCCCTTGTCGTGAAAAACCGGAAAATATCTTCGGGTAA
- a CDS encoding ABC transporter permease, with protein MIRFFKAFPKFIKTAFLSIFRHIAMSLSASSAVTITLILFSAFLMIAGNVSLFTNSIEDDLQIHVVLKADVKTQKKIDEAKDGLEKISGVRRVTFSDKDNELELMIKEKGKEFEMYRGKDNPLCNAFFVSVKDANQIKAINAQIEQLPFVKQSVYGGNSVSKMISVLNTIRSGGLVFVGLLTLLALFLISNSIKLTIYARNAEISIMRNVGAANWYIKVPFMIEGMLIGLMGAVLPCIFTYFGYQYFFDMLNGQIITSLFTLQPIMPFTLQICGILLLGGMLVGLVGSFFSTTKYLRWKR; from the coding sequence ATGATTAGATTTTTCAAGGCGTTCCCGAAATTCATAAAGACGGCCTTTTTGAGTATCTTTCGTCACATCGCCATGTCCTTATCGGCATCCAGTGCAGTTACCATCACACTGATTCTGTTTTCCGCATTTCTGATGATTGCAGGAAATGTATCTCTGTTTACCAATTCCATCGAGGATGATCTGCAGATTCATGTGGTTTTAAAGGCGGATGTAAAAACACAGAAGAAAATTGATGAGGCAAAAGACGGTCTGGAAAAAATTAGCGGTGTACGCAGGGTGACCTTTTCCGATAAGGATAATGAGCTGGAGCTGATGATTAAGGAAAAGGGGAAGGAATTTGAAATGTACCGCGGTAAGGATAACCCGCTGTGCAATGCCTTCTTTGTGTCCGTGAAGGATGCCAATCAGATCAAAGCCATCAATGCACAGATTGAACAGCTGCCCTTTGTGAAGCAGTCTGTTTACGGAGGAAACAGTGTATCCAAAATGATTTCCGTATTGAATACCATTCGCTCCGGAGGACTCGTCTTTGTCGGATTGCTGACACTGCTGGCACTCTTCCTGATATCCAATTCCATTAAGCTGACAATCTATGCGAGAAATGCCGAAATATCCATCATGCGAAACGTCGGTGCGGCAAACTGGTACATAAAAGTTCCATTTATGATTGAAGGAATGCTCATAGGTTTAATGGGCGCTGTACTGCCGTGTATCTTTACCTATTTCGGCTATCAGTATTTCTTTGACATGCTGAACGGTCAGATTATAACCAGTCTGTTTACACTACAGCCGATTATGCCGTTTACACTTCAGATTTGCGGTATTCTGCTATTGGGCGGTATGCTGGTCGGACTTGTGGGAAGCTTTTTCTCAACTACGAAGTATCTGCGCTGGAAGCGCTGA
- a CDS encoding DUF969 domain-containing protein, with translation MEYLKLIGIVIIVLGFALKFDVLATVLLAGLVTGIVAGMDIPHILSILGESFVSNRLMSIFLIIFPVIAIIERYGLKERAAYLIGKIKNASAGKVLAIYMLVRTAASAFNVRIGGHVQFVRPLILPMSEAAAKVSKQSDLSENEVEELKGHAAAVENFGNFFAQNCFAAASGVVLIQGTLSMYKEVTLPSIAMASIPVMVITVVFTFLQVFLFDRKVKKAGARHD, from the coding sequence ATGGAATACTTGAAATTGATTGGAATCGTAATCATCGTTCTCGGCTTCGCACTGAAGTTCGATGTACTCGCAACTGTTCTGCTGGCTGGTCTGGTGACAGGAATTGTTGCAGGAATGGATATTCCACATATTCTTTCCATTCTGGGAGAGTCTTTTGTTAGCAATCGTCTGATGTCGATCTTCCTGATTATCTTCCCGGTAATCGCGATTATTGAGCGATACGGGCTGAAGGAACGTGCGGCATATTTGATAGGAAAAATAAAAAATGCATCCGCAGGAAAGGTGTTGGCAATCTATATGCTTGTTCGTACTGCTGCCAGTGCATTCAATGTGCGGATCGGAGGACATGTTCAGTTTGTCCGTCCGCTGATTCTGCCAATGTCAGAGGCTGCGGCAAAGGTGAGTAAGCAGAGTGACCTGAGTGAAAATGAGGTGGAGGAGCTGAAGGGACATGCGGCAGCTGTGGAAAACTTCGGTAACTTCTTTGCACAGAACTGCTTTGCGGCGGCAAGCGGTGTTGTGCTGATTCAGGGAACACTTTCCATGTACAAGGAGGTTACACTGCCAAGTATTGCGATGGCCAGTATTCCGGTTATGGTTATTACCGTGGTATTTACATTCCTGCAGGTTTTCCTGTTTGACCGTAAGGTAAAAAAGGCAGGTGCTCGTCATGACTGA
- the ftsE gene encoding cell division ATP-binding protein FtsE: protein MIVMENVSKEYKNGVHALRDINLAIDDGEFVYIIGPTGSGKSTLIKLLDGEEIPNSGTVMVENINVGKLKHSRVPVYRRNIGVVFQDYRLLPRLTIFENIAFALEVIGMKKVDIRRRVREVLELVSLEDKAKSFPNELSGGQQQRATIGRAIANHPKVLIADEPTGNLDPDKSAEIMELLEKINEVEKTTVVMVTHDSTIVDRFKKRTICLEEGYVVADIMKGGYLKHD, encoded by the coding sequence ATGATCGTAATGGAAAACGTATCGAAGGAATATAAGAATGGTGTACATGCTCTGCGGGATATCAATCTTGCCATTGATGATGGAGAATTTGTATATATTATCGGACCGACCGGATCTGGAAAGTCTACACTGATCAAGCTGCTGGATGGGGAAGAAATTCCCAACAGTGGTACGGTTATGGTGGAAAATATCAATGTGGGAAAGCTGAAGCATTCCCGTGTGCCGGTCTACCGCAGAAATATCGGGGTCGTATTTCAGGATTACCGTCTGCTTCCCAGACTTACAATCTTTGAAAACATAGCATTCGCTCTTGAAGTGATCGGTATGAAAAAGGTGGATATCCGCCGCCGTGTGCGGGAGGTGCTGGAGCTGGTATCGCTCGAAGATAAGGCGAAGTCCTTTCCGAATGAGCTTTCCGGAGGACAGCAGCAAAGGGCGACAATCGGCCGTGCAATTGCCAATCATCCCAAGGTGCTGATAGCGGATGAGCCGACAGGAAATCTTGATCCGGATAAATCTGCGGAAATCATGGAGTTGCTGGAGAAAATCAACGAGGTTGAAAAAACAACGGTTGTCATGGTTACCCATGATTCAACGATCGTAGACCGCTTTAAGAAACGCACCATCTGTCTGGAGGAGGGCTATGTGGTTGCGGATATCATGAAGGGGGGCTACCTGAAGCATGATTAG
- a CDS encoding AI-2E family transporter: MFTEKNKKINRLTLKHVLFLITYTIALIWIMLHLNEVFDTVSMIIGMLRPFIYGIMMAFVFNIPMKFFLKKLPDNLGRWKKALAAVCSMLIIFGILAFIVRIVMPQVIESIASLANSLPGYIEDAQKTITSMIEKQQIPQDVLKQVDTYSAQLQDTLVSLLKNGIPHLLTMASGFASSLANVFMALVIAVYLTVSKDKLLEQSHRFLYAFTSNRANAFVLRVAHLTNTTFSAFITGQLVEAVIIGVLCYIGCLVLGFPYAPILGVIIGCTNIIPIFGAIFGVVLCALLVAFVNPLQGVFFVIFGICLQQFESNLIYPRVVGTSVGLSGLWVLFAITVGGGLFGFAGMLLGLPTFSVIYSLLREEMNRRVRLKRENSSVELPVSEDLPEQSEDMI, translated from the coding sequence ATGTTCACTGAAAAAAATAAGAAAATCAACCGGCTGACGCTGAAGCACGTATTGTTTCTGATTACCTATACGATAGCGTTAATCTGGATCATGCTGCATCTGAATGAGGTGTTTGATACGGTGTCTATGATCATCGGTATGCTGCGTCCGTTTATCTATGGCATCATGATGGCGTTTGTTTTCAACATCCCTATGAAATTTTTCCTGAAAAAGCTTCCGGACAATCTGGGAAGGTGGAAAAAGGCGCTCGCCGCTGTATGCTCCATGTTAATTATTTTCGGTATTCTCGCTTTTATTGTACGCATTGTGATGCCGCAGGTGATTGAAAGCATTGCCTCACTGGCGAATTCACTGCCGGGATATATTGAGGATGCACAGAAAACGATTACCAGTATGATCGAGAAACAGCAGATACCACAGGATGTTCTCAAGCAGGTGGACACCTATTCCGCACAGCTGCAGGACACTCTGGTGAGTCTTCTGAAAAACGGAATACCGCATCTGCTTACCATGGCAAGCGGCTTTGCGAGCAGTCTGGCCAATGTATTTATGGCACTGGTTATTGCGGTTTATCTGACGGTATCTAAGGATAAGCTGCTGGAACAGTCTCATCGCTTTCTCTATGCCTTTACATCCAACAGAGCGAATGCGTTTGTGCTGCGGGTCGCTCATCTTACCAACACAACCTTTTCCGCCTTTATCACCGGGCAGCTGGTGGAAGCGGTGATTATCGGTGTTTTGTGCTATATCGGCTGCCTGGTGTTAGGCTTCCCATATGCACCGATCCTGGGTGTGATTATCGGCTGTACCAACATCATACCGATTTTCGGAGCGATCTTCGGTGTTGTTCTGTGTGCCCTGCTGGTCGCATTCGTCAATCCTCTGCAAGGGGTGTTCTTTGTCATATTCGGCATCTGTCTGCAGCAGTTTGAATCCAATCTGATCTATCCGCGTGTCGTTGGAACAAGTGTGGGGCTTTCCGGCCTTTGGGTATTGTTTGCGATCACAGTTGGCGGCGGCTTGTTTGGCTTTGCGGGTATGCTGCTGGGACTGCCAACCTTCTCTGTTATCTATTCTCTGCTGCGTGAGGAAATGAATCGCAGAGTACGCTTGAAAAGGGAAAACAGCAGCGTGGAACTACCGGTGAGTGAGGACCTGCCAGAACAAAGCGAGGACATGATCTAG
- a CDS encoding ABC transporter permease: MISFIQSLPKHFMTALRNLGRHMAMTLSSASAVAVTLTLMTLFLVLAANMNSFADHVETNLKIHASIDSLQQRDEIEHMEKLIKGISGVKAVEFSSKEDELNILIEESGSVFERYKERNPMPNVFIVEVEKATDIPQITKTLNNMEGIEKAQYGGESIQDMIDTFEAIRYGGAAFILALGVLAIFLITNTIKMTIYTRQTEISIMRNVGAGNWYIKTPFMFEGMLIGIIGALIPVILTIFGYGFLYDFFGGQFMSSMFVMQKPYPFTLQIAGVLFLSGAVVGIIGSFLAATKYLRWRR, encoded by the coding sequence ATGATTAGTTTTATACAAAGTCTTCCCAAGCATTTCATGACGGCGCTCCGCAATCTGGGCCGTCATATGGCGATGACATTGTCCAGTGCCTCTGCGGTGGCAGTAACGCTGACACTGATGACTCTGTTTCTCGTGCTTGCGGCCAACATGAACAGCTTTGCGGATCATGTGGAAACAAATCTGAAAATTCATGCATCCATTGATTCCCTGCAGCAGCGGGATGAAATTGAACACATGGAAAAGCTGATTAAGGGAATCTCCGGTGTTAAAGCAGTGGAATTCTCCAGCAAAGAGGATGAGCTGAACATCCTGATTGAGGAAAGCGGTTCGGTGTTTGAACGCTATAAGGAACGCAACCCGATGCCGAATGTATTCATCGTGGAGGTGGAGAAGGCAACCGATATTCCTCAGATTACAAAGACATTAAACAATATGGAAGGTATTGAAAAGGCTCAGTACGGCGGAGAGAGCATTCAGGATATGATCGACACCTTTGAAGCAATACGCTACGGAGGTGCCGCCTTTATACTGGCACTGGGTGTACTTGCAATATTCCTGATTACCAATACAATCAAAATGACAATCTATACAAGACAGACAGAAATTTCCATTATGCGGAATGTAGGGGCAGGTAACTGGTATATCAAAACACCGTTCATGTTCGAAGGGATGCTGATTGGAATCATCGGTGCATTGATTCCTGTGATTCTGACGATATTCGGTTATGGCTTTCTCTATGATTTCTTTGGCGGACAATTCATGAGCAGCATGTTCGTTATGCAGAAGCCATATCCCTTCACCTTGCAGATTGCAGGGGTGCTATTCCTGAGTGGAGCTGTTGTGGGCATTATTGGCAGCTTTCTGGCAGCAACGAAATATTTGAGGTGGCGTCGATGA
- a CDS encoding S41 family peptidase, translating to MAEKKVVRYKLVRHKWPDEIQAEKKRRQRRMCIVATCIVCFFGGFFLNSTLHQTAAASRDEFQKLEEIYSIMSDKFYFGKNQKNLNQKLIDGAISGLVDAGGDIHTSYLDNEQTESFTGSMEGSFVGIGIQFYGVDDSTFIIDEVLKNSPAEGAGFLMGDQIYAIDGTVCRNMTTSDVKALITNSKSDEITLEIIRENRHKKIKVKKATVQDSVYSSVNGKTGILELDTFAETSGEEVKSHLESLKKDGCENLILDLRDNTGGYLKSAQEIASYLLPDNTVIFREETKDGTKEDYKTISGYEQYKYKKIVVLVNGDTASAAEVLTAALREHLGATVVGEKTYGKGTVQVPLTFKDGTMFKYTTAEWITPKGEKINGKGITPDVQVKLDEAFYTSAPVLKKEVYKPDTVSAAAKSAQIYLKFLGYAVDRTDEYFSYASGEALKQYQKDKGMKVTGNIDADTLTSLLSSCALKWHSEEAVLDTQMKKAVELTNGN from the coding sequence ATGGCAGAGAAAAAAGTTGTGAGATATAAACTGGTCAGACATAAATGGCCGGATGAAATACAGGCAGAGAAAAAACGCAGACAGAGACGAATGTGCATTGTTGCCACATGTATCGTATGCTTTTTCGGAGGCTTCTTTTTAAACTCCACGCTGCATCAGACTGCGGCAGCCTCCAGAGATGAATTTCAGAAGCTGGAGGAAATCTATTCCATCATGAGTGACAAATTCTACTTCGGAAAGAATCAGAAAAATCTGAATCAGAAGCTGATTGACGGTGCGATCAGCGGGTTGGTGGATGCCGGCGGCGATATCCATACCAGCTATCTGGATAATGAACAGACAGAAAGCTTTACGGGCTCCATGGAAGGAAGCTTTGTCGGTATCGGCATTCAGTTTTACGGCGTGGATGATTCGACGTTTATCATTGATGAGGTGCTGAAAAATTCACCGGCAGAGGGAGCAGGCTTTCTGATGGGAGATCAGATTTATGCCATTGATGGAACTGTATGCAGGAATATGACAACAAGCGATGTTAAAGCGCTGATCACCAATTCCAAGAGTGATGAAATCACATTGGAAATCATACGGGAAAACAGGCATAAGAAAATCAAGGTGAAGAAAGCAACTGTGCAGGATTCCGTATACAGCAGTGTCAACGGGAAAACCGGAATACTGGAGCTTGACACCTTTGCGGAAACAAGCGGGGAAGAGGTTAAAAGTCATTTGGAAAGTCTGAAGAAGGATGGCTGTGAGAACCTGATTCTGGATTTGCGGGACAATACCGGCGGTTATTTGAAATCCGCACAGGAAATTGCCAGCTATCTGCTTCCGGACAATACCGTTATCTTCCGTGAGGAAACAAAGGACGGCACGAAGGAGGATTACAAAACCATCAGCGGTTATGAGCAATACAAATATAAGAAAATTGTTGTACTTGTCAACGGGGATACTGCCAGTGCGGCAGAAGTGCTGACTGCAGCACTGCGCGAACATCTGGGCGCAACCGTTGTCGGAGAAAAAACATATGGCAAGGGAACGGTGCAGGTGCCGCTCACCTTTAAGGACGGAACCATGTTTAAATACACAACAGCGGAATGGATTACGCCAAAGGGGGAAAAAATAAACGGGAAGGGCATTACACCGGATGTTCAGGTAAAGCTGGATGAAGCGTTCTATACGAGTGCACCGGTTCTGAAAAAGGAAGTATACAAGCCGGACACGGTTTCCGCAGCAGCGAAGAGTGCACAGATTTATCTGAAATTCCTCGGTTATGCAGTGGATCGGACGGATGAATATTTCTCTTATGCGTCCGGTGAAGCCCTGAAGCAGTATCAGAAGGATAAGGGAATGAAGGTCACTGGAAACATTGATGCGGATACCCTGACCTCTCTGCTTTCCAGCTGTGCGTTAAAATGGCATAGTGAGGAGGCAGTTCTGGATACGCAGATGAAGAAAGCGGTGGAACTGACAAATGGAAACTAA
- the yaaA gene encoding peroxide stress protein YaaA, giving the protein MKIMLSPTKQMKPVNREPLQLPHFINDSEVICERLKQLPADELRTLMKINEKIAVENVQRYQNMTFSLAGSPALYTYNGLQFKHMGVENFSQEDAAYAQDCIRILSGMYGVLRPMDAIQPYRLEMQTRLPIGECRDLYAYWGDRLAHFLLQEEGEKPCIINLASKEYSKAVYPYLCEESTYTVTFLIEKAGRLKTESTQVKMARGAMVNWIITQRISTAEELIAFHADGYAYQKELSKAQELVFVKRK; this is encoded by the coding sequence ATGAAAATAATGTTATCACCAACCAAGCAGATGAAGCCGGTAAACAGAGAACCGCTGCAGCTTCCACACTTCATCAACGACAGTGAAGTTATATGTGAAAGGCTGAAGCAGCTCCCCGCTGATGAGCTGCGTACCCTGATGAAAATAAATGAGAAAATAGCTGTGGAGAATGTACAGCGGTATCAGAACATGACGTTTTCTCTTGCAGGCTCACCCGCGCTGTATACATATAACGGACTGCAGTTCAAGCATATGGGGGTGGAGAATTTTTCACAGGAGGATGCCGCCTATGCACAGGACTGTATACGAATACTGTCCGGTATGTATGGTGTCCTACGTCCCATGGATGCCATCCAGCCCTATCGTCTGGAAATGCAGACACGTTTGCCGATCGGTGAATGCAGGGATCTGTATGCGTACTGGGGGGATCGTCTTGCGCATTTCCTCTTGCAGGAGGAAGGCGAAAAGCCCTGTATCATCAATCTTGCCAGTAAGGAATATTCAAAAGCGGTGTACCCTTATCTGTGCGAAGAATCTACCTATACAGTGACATTTCTTATAGAGAAAGCGGGCAGACTGAAAACAGAATCCACGCAGGTGAAGATGGCAAGAGGCGCAATGGTTAACTGGATCATCACACAGCGTATATCCACCGCAGAGGAGCTTATCGCTTTTCATGCGGACGGCTATGCATATCAAAAGGAATTATCCAAGGCACAGGAGCTTGTGTTTGTGAAACGAAAATAA
- the ftsE gene encoding cell division ATP-binding protein FtsE, which produces MILLKNVSKSYRNGVHALRDINLEIEEGEFVYIIGPTGCGKSTLIKLLDGEELPDQGEVYVAETNVGKLRHSRVPFYRRNIGVVFQDFRLLPKMTVFENIAFALEVLALDKVTIRRRVREILELVSLQDKAKSFPDQLSGGQQQRATIARAIANHPKVLIADEPTGNLDPEKSMEIIELLDKINKVEETTIVMVTHDSTLVNTYKKRTIALEDGFIVADIAKGGYIHHD; this is translated from the coding sequence ATGATCCTCTTAAAAAATGTATCCAAATCATATAGGAATGGGGTTCACGCACTGCGTGATATCAATCTTGAAATAGAGGAAGGCGAATTTGTTTATATCATCGGTCCGACAGGATGTGGAAAATCCACCCTGATCAAGCTGCTGGACGGAGAAGAGCTTCCGGATCAGGGAGAGGTGTATGTAGCGGAAACCAACGTGGGGAAGCTGCGTCACTCCCGCGTACCCTTCTACCGCCGCAATATCGGTGTGGTGTTTCAGGATTTCCGGCTGCTTCCGAAGATGACAGTCTTCGAAAATATTGCATTTGCACTGGAGGTGCTGGCACTGGATAAGGTAACCATACGACGGCGTGTACGTGAAATTCTGGAGCTGGTATCACTGCAGGATAAGGCAAAATCCTTCCCGGATCAGTTATCCGGAGGACAGCAGCAGCGCGCTACCATCGCCCGGGCAATTGCCAATCATCCCAAGGTGCTGATTGCGGATGAGCCGACAGGAAACCTTGATCCTGAGAAATCGATGGAAATCATCGAGCTGCTGGATAAAATCAACAAGGTGGAGGAGACGACCATTGTAATGGTTACACATGACTCCACACTTGTTAATACATACAAAAAACGCACGATAGCGCTGGAGGACGGTTTTATCGTTGCGGATATCGCGAAAGGCGGATATATACATCATGATTAG